From Anopheles arabiensis isolate DONGOLA chromosome 3, AaraD3, whole genome shotgun sequence, a single genomic window includes:
- the LOC120904349 gene encoding uncharacterized protein LOC120904349, with protein sequence MAPTNNKRSPLQGAAYHIRLTMIILFRAFALHRQGKLPQFELKMEVPDAGKFDDLVFRYTSPTIPEGTVYIQAKHKYPSEKPTKSKKIHPNHPYTPTRKERPAITEGTLLTKWNSNGPFSIAKYFISYLEGYERSSTGQQRDTFLLRRHRSNVLQLQP encoded by the exons ATGGCCCCTACCAATAACAAAAGATCCCCCTTACAAGGCGCCGCTTACCACATTCGATTGACGATGATCATTCTTTTCCGGGCATTCGCATTGCACCGCCAAGGAAAGTTGCCCCAATTTGAGTTGAAGATGGAGGTTCCAGATGCAGGAAAGTTCGACGACCTGGTGTTTCGCTACACATCGCCAACGATACCGGAAGGTACTGTCTACATACAAGCTAAACATAAATATCCATCCGAAAAGCcaacgaaatcgaaaaaaatacatccaaaCCATCCGTACACACCAACGCGAAAAGAGCGACCAGCCATTACGGAAGGAACGCTGCTCACGAAATGGAACTCCAATGGGCCATTTTCAATTGCTAAGTACTTCATTTCGTACCTGGAAGGATATGAAAGATCGAGCACAG GACAGCAGCGAGATACTTTCCTTTTGCGACGCCATAGGAGCAACGTGTTACAGCTTCAGCCCTGA